A window of Acropora muricata isolate sample 2 chromosome 3, ASM3666990v1, whole genome shotgun sequence contains these coding sequences:
- the LOC136911095 gene encoding inositol polyphosphate 5-phosphatase K-like isoform X1 yields the protein MTLRVHVCTWNVRVTQPPDEDFRGFLHLDDDEVLPDIVAVGLQEVDAKPQSLLIEYIKENSWVKILQAYLGAYGLVKLKSIRMLGMVHLVAVHSKHLPFVRDIRPGYCKTALLGLLGTKGAVSLRFTLYGQSFCFINSHFCAHAEYEEQRNLVVHPEYQSVSQSLTFPNCTPQKAMDHSYVFWMGDLNYRINETIENIKGLCAKQEYSTLWEHDQLLQGQKQGKCFVNFHEGELKFPPTYKYKPGTNDYDTESGKYRKPAWTDRILWKISEEKKNSIQMEAYTSRQSYLTSDHRPVGATLTVDLSDAISSMEDPIIWKPDLMSLPWYGNEDGLCVYVVKNYKTYSWDWIGLYRVGFQHVYDYEMYEWAVGDGDEYGENGCAVLFDCLPEEAGPYVMCYYSYKLDCIISVSDPFEILPPRDEDKDPVEVQIEQPTEDV from the exons ATGACTTTGAG AGTTCATGTGTGTACTTGGAATGTAAGGGTAACACAGCCTCCAGATGAAGATTTCAGAGGTTTCTTGCACCTCGATGATGATGAAGTGTTGCCTGATATTGTTGCTGTAGG TCTGCAGGAAGTGGATGCCAAGCCACAATCTTTGTTGATTGAGTACATAAAAGAAAATTCTTGGGTGAAGATCCTTCAGGCCTACCTTGGTGCTTATGGCCTGGTCAAG CTCAAGTCAATCCGCATGCTGGGAATGGTACATCTTGTGGCTGTCCACAGCAAACACCTTCCATTTGTGCGAGACATAAGACCTGGATATTGCAAAACTGCACTTCTTGGGCTTTTG ggcACAAAAGGTGCAGTTTCATTGCGCTTTACTCTTTACGGCCAGAGCTTCTGCTTCATCAATAGTCATTTCTGTGCACATGCTGAATATGAAGAACAAAGGAATCTGGTAGTACATCCA GAATATCAGAGTGTAAGTCAGAGTTTGACGTTTCCTAACTGTACACCGCAAAAAGCTATGGATCACAG CTATGTGTTTTGGATGGGCGACTTAAACTACAGAATCAATGAGACAATTGAAAATATAAAAGGACTTTGTGCAAAACAAGAATATTCAACTTTATGGGAGCATGATCAG CTCTTGCAAGGTCAGAAACAGGGAAAATGTTTTGTGAATTTTCATGAGGGAGAACTTAAGTTTCCACCTACCTACAAATACAAGCCAGGAACAAATGATTATGACACAGAAAG tGGGAAATATCGTAAACCTGCTTGGACAGACAGAATTTTATGGAAAATATCTGAGGAGAAGAAGAACTCTATCCAAATGGAAGCTTATACGTCGCGGCAGTCATACCTGACGAGCGATCATAGGCCCGTGGGAGCCACTCTCACTGTTGACTTGAGT GATGCAATCTCTTCCATGGAGGACCCTATTATTTGGAAGCCAGATCTGATGAGTCTACCGTGGTATGGAAATGAG GATGGTTTGTGTGTATATGTTGTGAAGAATTACAAGACTTACAGCTGGGACTGGATTGGCTTATACCGG GTCGGCTTTCAACACGTTTACGATTATGAGATGTACGAATGGGCAGTTGGAGACGGCGACGAATATGGCGAGAATGGCTGTGCGGTGTTGTTTGATTGTCTGCCAGAGGAAGCTGGGCCTTATGTCATGTGTTATTACAGCTATAAACTGGACTGTATTATCTCTGTCAGCGACCCATTCGAG ATTCTTCCACCGCGAGATGAAGACAAAGATCCCGTGGAGGTTCAAATTGAACAGCCCACAGAAGATGTGTAA
- the LOC136911095 gene encoding inositol polyphosphate 5-phosphatase K-like isoform X2, with the protein MTLRVHVCTWNVRVTQPPDEDFRGFLHLDDDEVLPDIVAVGLQEVDAKPQSLLIEYIKENSWVKILQAYLGAYGLVKLKSIRMLGMVHLVAVHSKHLPFVRDIRPGYCKTALLGLLGTKGAVSLRFTLYGQSFCFINSHFCAHAEYEEQRNLEYQSVSQSLTFPNCTPQKAMDHSYVFWMGDLNYRINETIENIKGLCAKQEYSTLWEHDQLLQGQKQGKCFVNFHEGELKFPPTYKYKPGTNDYDTESGKYRKPAWTDRILWKISEEKKNSIQMEAYTSRQSYLTSDHRPVGATLTVDLSDAISSMEDPIIWKPDLMSLPWYGNEDGLCVYVVKNYKTYSWDWIGLYRVGFQHVYDYEMYEWAVGDGDEYGENGCAVLFDCLPEEAGPYVMCYYSYKLDCIISVSDPFEILPPRDEDKDPVEVQIEQPTEDV; encoded by the exons ATGACTTTGAG AGTTCATGTGTGTACTTGGAATGTAAGGGTAACACAGCCTCCAGATGAAGATTTCAGAGGTTTCTTGCACCTCGATGATGATGAAGTGTTGCCTGATATTGTTGCTGTAGG TCTGCAGGAAGTGGATGCCAAGCCACAATCTTTGTTGATTGAGTACATAAAAGAAAATTCTTGGGTGAAGATCCTTCAGGCCTACCTTGGTGCTTATGGCCTGGTCAAG CTCAAGTCAATCCGCATGCTGGGAATGGTACATCTTGTGGCTGTCCACAGCAAACACCTTCCATTTGTGCGAGACATAAGACCTGGATATTGCAAAACTGCACTTCTTGGGCTTTTG ggcACAAAAGGTGCAGTTTCATTGCGCTTTACTCTTTACGGCCAGAGCTTCTGCTTCATCAATAGTCATTTCTGTGCACATGCTGAATATGAAGAACAAAGGAATCTG GAATATCAGAGTGTAAGTCAGAGTTTGACGTTTCCTAACTGTACACCGCAAAAAGCTATGGATCACAG CTATGTGTTTTGGATGGGCGACTTAAACTACAGAATCAATGAGACAATTGAAAATATAAAAGGACTTTGTGCAAAACAAGAATATTCAACTTTATGGGAGCATGATCAG CTCTTGCAAGGTCAGAAACAGGGAAAATGTTTTGTGAATTTTCATGAGGGAGAACTTAAGTTTCCACCTACCTACAAATACAAGCCAGGAACAAATGATTATGACACAGAAAG tGGGAAATATCGTAAACCTGCTTGGACAGACAGAATTTTATGGAAAATATCTGAGGAGAAGAAGAACTCTATCCAAATGGAAGCTTATACGTCGCGGCAGTCATACCTGACGAGCGATCATAGGCCCGTGGGAGCCACTCTCACTGTTGACTTGAGT GATGCAATCTCTTCCATGGAGGACCCTATTATTTGGAAGCCAGATCTGATGAGTCTACCGTGGTATGGAAATGAG GATGGTTTGTGTGTATATGTTGTGAAGAATTACAAGACTTACAGCTGGGACTGGATTGGCTTATACCGG GTCGGCTTTCAACACGTTTACGATTATGAGATGTACGAATGGGCAGTTGGAGACGGCGACGAATATGGCGAGAATGGCTGTGCGGTGTTGTTTGATTGTCTGCCAGAGGAAGCTGGGCCTTATGTCATGTGTTATTACAGCTATAAACTGGACTGTATTATCTCTGTCAGCGACCCATTCGAG ATTCTTCCACCGCGAGATGAAGACAAAGATCCCGTGGAGGTTCAAATTGAACAGCCCACAGAAGATGTGTAA